Below is a window of Cryobacterium sp. PAMC25264 DNA.
CCGCGATGTAGAGGTAGTGCGACTTGTCGAGTCGCTTGCGGGGCGTGCCGGCCTGCCGGCCGCCGCGGGGAGCGCGGGGTAGAGAGAGTGCCATGTCAGACTCCTTTGTCTAGGTGGTACCGGTGTGTCTAGGCTGTACAGGATCCGGCGGGCGGCCCCGGGCAGCGTGGGTGGTTCACGCGGTGGTGAATACACACTGCGGGACCGGGGGCGTACCGTCACTCTTGCGGTCATATTGGTCACGGCCACGCGCACGATGGGTTTCACCGGCGAAGGGACGAGTGCACGGATGCACGGATGGAGCATCGCCCGCCGGCTCTTCCTGGCTCATTTCGTCTTCATCGTGGTGCTCGCGGTGTTCGTCGGCACGGCGTCGTTCGTGGACGCCCGCGACCGCGGCTACACCGAGACGGCCGACCGGATGCTCGCCGTGGCGGCGGCGATCGCCGACAGTCCCCTGGTGGTCACCGCGGCGCAATCGCCGGATCCGACCACGGCGTTGCAGGCCTACACCCTCGAGGTCAGCGAGGACGCCTCGGTGGACTTCATCACGATCATGAGCCCGGAGGGCATCCGCTGGACGCATCCGGACCCCACCGAGATCGGCCGGCCGTACATCGGGGAGATCGCGCCGGCTGCGGCGGGGACACCGTTCACGGAGGTGACGAGCGGCACCCTCGGGCCGTCGGTGCGTTCCGTCGTTCCGATCATCGAACCGGACGGCCGAGTCGTGGGCATGGTCGCCGCCGGTGTCAAGACCAGCAACCTGCAGATCGCCCTCAACGCGCGGCTGCCGGCCATCCTGGCGCTGGCGCTGGCGCTTCTGGTGGCCGGCTCCGTGGCCACCTGGTTGCTCGGCCGGTACCTGCGCCGGGTGACCCTCGGCTGGGGTCCTGAGGAGCTCGCCCAGCTCTTCGTCTACAACGATTCGGTGCTGCATTCGGTGCGGGAGGGCCTGGTGCTGGTCGACCGCAAGGGCGACCTGGTGCTCTACAACGATCAGGCGGCCGAGCTGCTCGGCATCCCTCCGCGCCCCCTGTCGCGCAGCACGCCTGCGCCGGCCATCGACGATCTGCCCCTGCCGCCCAGCCTGGCGGACCTGCTGCGGAGCGGCCGCACCGTGCAGGACGAGATCCACCTCACCGAGACCCGGGTGCTCGTCGTGAGCCAGGAACCCGCCGTGCCCACGCCGACAAAGGCGCGCACCCGTGCGGCGCCCATGGGAACCGTCACGACCATCCGCGATCACACCGATCTGGAGTCGCTCGGCACCGAACTGGCCTCGATGCGCACCCTCTCGGATGCCCTGCGGGCGCAGACTCACGAGCACGCCAACCGGCTGCACACGATCGTGTCGCTGATGGAACTCGGCCGCGCCGAGGAGGCACTGGCGTTCGCCACCCGGGACATGGCCGTGAGCCAGCACCTCACCGACGAGATGATCAGCTCGGTCGACGAGCCCGTGATCGGGGCGCTGCTGGTGGGCAAGTTCGCCCAGGCCGGCGAGCTGGGCGTGCACCTGAGCGTGGATGCCGCCGGCACGCTGTCGGACTCCGGATTGTCGGTGCACGACCTGGTCACGGTGCTGGGCAACCTGGTCGACAATGCCCTCGACGCCGCGGCGGGCGGCCAGGCACCCCGCCGGGTGGACGTCGCCATCCGCAGCGTGTCGGCGGAGACCGGGCCACCCGCCGTGGTGATCGAGGTCGCCGACACCGGACACGGTGTCGACGCCGACGATCTCGACGACGTCTTCACGCTCGGCTACAGCACGAAGGAACCCGGCCAGTACGGCCGCGGACTGGGGCTGGCGCTCGTGCGGCAGGCGGTGAACCGGCTCGGTGGAACCCTCACCGTGACCCGGCAGGTCGGGGCGGTCTTCACCGTGACCATCCCAGTGCAGGTGTCCGCCGGAACGACGGGGGCCGTGCCGAATGCCTGACGACCCCATCGCGCCCACCGAGCTCACGGGTGAGCCCCGGCCGATCCGGGTGCTCATCGTGGAGGACGAGCCTCTCACCGCCGAGGCGCACGCCGCCTATCTGCTGCGGCTTCCCGGATTCGAGCTGGCCGGCAGCGCGGGCACCGGCCAGTCCGCGCTCCGGCAGCTCACCGAGGCGGCTGCTGCGGGCATCCCGGTGGAACTGGTGCTGATGGACATGAACCTGCCCGATCTGCACGGCCTCGATGTATCGCGGCGGCTGCGAGCGGCCAACCTGGACTGCGACATCATCGCCATCACGGCGATGCGCGATCTGCAGGTGGTTCGCGGGGCCATCTCCGCGGGGGTGGTGCAGTACCTGATCAAGCCGTTCACCTACGCCACGTTCGCGCAGAAACTCACCACCTACCGGGAGTTCCGCCGCCAACTCGGCGAGCGCTCGCTGGTCACGAGCCAGGCGGATGTCGACCAGGCGTTCAACAGCCTGCGCACACCCACCCCGGTCATACTGCCCAAGGGTCTGGCGGAGGGCACCTTGGCAAGCGTGACCGAGTTCCTCAAGGCCCGCTCCACGCCGGTCTCGGCGACGGAGCTCACCGACGCTCTCGGCATCTCCCGGGTCACCGCACGCCGCTACCTGGAGCACCTGGCCGACGACGGGTCGGTGCTGCGTTCCCCCCGGTACGGCACTCCGGGGCGGCCCGAGAACGAGTACACCTGGCGACGCGAGTGATCGCCGCCCGGGGCGACATGTCGGCCCAATTCGGGTCGATGTGACAAGGATGCTTGACACCCGACGGCCGAGGCGCGTTGACTTGACATCGTGCGGAGCGATATTCGGGAGTTGAGACTCGCCGCGAATCTGTCGCAGGCGTCGCTGGCGTCGGTGATGGGGGTCTCCCGGCAGACGATCAACGCGATCGAAACCGGACGCTACGATCCCTCGCTGGGGCTGGCCATCCGGTTGGCGCAGTACTTCAGTCGCCCCGTCGAGGAGGTATTCCATGTCGAAGATCGCTGAACGCCTGCCTGTCTCGGTCCCCAACGCCGCGGTGGTCGGCGCCCTCCTCGTTGGCGCCGCCCTCGCCGGACTGCGGGGCAACGGGGTGGGTGCCGTCATCCTGGTCGCCATGGCGATCGGATGGGCCGGGATCGCGCTCTACGCTCGGAGCAGCCGCGCGGACGACCGCAGCCGGGTGGGCAATTTCGACCCCCGGGACGAACGTGACCGCACGATCGGCAGGAATGGATTCGCGCTCGTCGGTGCCGCAGCGCTGATCCTGACCGGAGGCGAGATGCTCGTCCGGGTGGTGTTGGGCGACAACGACGGGGCAACCCTGGTGCGCTTCATGGTCCTCGCGGCGGCCTGGTCGATCGGGGTCTCGAACTCCGCGGAGAAGATCTGATCCCCACCCGGTCTGCGACTTGTACCCACATCTTGTTACAAGTTGTGCTAAACATGTGGCACAACTAGAGAAATGAGACGCGCATGGCATCGAGTATTCTGTCCTCGTTCGGCCCAGTGGAATTGGTCTCGGCCGCGCTGAGCCTGCCGCTCTTCTCGCTTGTCGTCGCCGCAGTGCTGGTATCCGGCGCCATGATCATGGCGAGGCTGCGTCGAACGAGTGAGAGCCGCACGTCCGCTACCGGGCTGCGCCACCGCACGACCCCGGCACGTTACCGGCTCGAACTGCAGGCCCTCGGCGGGGCGTCCGTCCTGGTCATCGCCGTCTACGCCGCCGAAAACGTGGTGCGGGGATACCTGCTGAACCTCGCCGATGTTGTCGAGTGGTGGCAGTACGCAACGCCGGTGTTCACGGCGGCCGTAGGCCTTCTCGTCGTGCTGGTTCTCATCGCCGTCCGCGGCACGACCCGCTCAGAGGTCCCCGTGGTCCCGACCGAACGCCGGGTCTGGTCGTCGTTCAGCTCCCGGGCGGCTCTCATCGGCGCCGGCAGCGCGATTGTCGCCCTGCTCGGTACGACCATCGCGGCCGGCCTGGCCTCGTCGGCGGATGACCGTGGTCGATACATCCACCTGGAGCTCCCGGTGCCCAATACCCAGGTCGAGGCCCTTCACCCCTGGTTCTATGGCTGGTCCTTCGGCGTTCCGGTCTTGGTCTGCCTGACCGCGCTGGTCGTCGTGACCGGAGCCGTCCTACAAGGCAACGCCCATCGCCCCTTCCTGCGTCCCGACACCGTGGGCGCGGAGAGTCGCGCCCGGACCACGATCGCATCCGCCGTGACGCGAATCACCACCGCCGGCGCGCTGCTCGCCCTCGGCGGCGCGTTCCGGTTCATCGGGAGATACGGTTCGATGTCACAGGTCACCGTGTCGGGCGACGGCGGCAGCGAGACGTACGACATTGTCTGGCAGTACGGCGGCATCGCGTTGGCCGCCGGGCTGCTGGCTCCTCTGCTCGAGGTCGTGGCCTTCACGCTGCTGCTCGTAGTCGCCGGCTGGCTCCGCATCGGGAATTCCTCGGGTCGGCCCACGGCCAGCGCACCCGGACCCCAGGCGGAGAGTGTTCGGTGAGCGGCCGCCCTGTCCTCCCGTCGCCCGACGACGCTAGTCCGACCCTCGACATCTATCGCCAGTTCCGCGGCCTGATCGCCTCTGGGCAACTCGGCGCAGGGGAACGACTGCCCACTGTGCGTCAGACCGCCAGCGATTTGGGTGTGGCCCCGGGCACCGCGGCCAAGGCCTACAAGCTACTCGAACGCGACGGGCTGGTGGTAAGCCGTACGGCAGCAGGCACACGAGTCGCCGAGCAGGCCGCGGTGCTGCCCGCGTCAGTCGTGCGGCGCATCCGCGACCTCGTCACCGAAGCCGAGTCGGCCGGCTCGACCCCGGACGAAGTGATCGACGTCATGCGTCTCATCTGGCAGGCACGAGAGACCGGTAAGCGCTCAGCTCGTGGCGGCGGAGAGAGAGCTCCTGAGACCGTGCAGCCCCCGGGTTAGGGAGGTCTTCGCCGCAGCTGCGGGAATCCGCAGGAGCTGGCCCACCTCACCGTGACTATGACCGTTGTAGTACGCCAGCTTGAGCGCGTGACGCTGGGTTGGTTCGAGGTCTGCGAGAGCCCCGCTCAGAACAGTGACGTGCGGCGCAGCATAGGTCAGGGCTTCCGGCGCGATCGGAGGGAGGTGTGACCCTCCGCCGGCGATGGCGTGCCTGCCCGGCGCGCTTCGGACACCGCGCTCCACGTCGCTCCTGACATGTTCCACGCACATTCGATGCGCCGTCGTCATCATCCAGGAGAGCGCCGCGCCCCGACCGGAGTCGAAACGTGCGGCAGAATGCCAGATCTCGAGAAAGATTCTCTCGGTGAGCACCTCTGCCTCCTGAACGTCCCGCAGGATCCGCACCACAAGGCCAAGGATGTGCGGTGCCACGTCGTCATACAACTGGGCGAACGCCCCGGCATCACCCTGACCCGCAGCAACCAGGCAACGATCCCGCTGCTGCGGGCCACTGGCCACGGAAGGGTCGGCAGCATCCCGTTCCTCGGACACGTGGGTCCGATGTTCGACGGAGAGCCGGGCTTCGTTCGCGGGCAGCTCGGGGGCGGGAGTGGCCATAGTCCTCTTTCAGTCAACACACCGTCGATACCAACACCTTACACATCTTGTGTACAAGCTACTAGCGCACAAGTTACTGGGAAAGGTGACAGGATGTGAGCCATGGCCGACCTCCGGACCCCACCACTTTCTGACCAACTCTGTTTCGACCTGTACGCGGCGTCCCGCGCCGTCACCAATGCGTACCGGCCCGTCCTGGCCGACTTGGGCCTGACCTATCCGCAGTACCTGGTGTTGGTCGTCCTCTGGGACGAAGGAACGCGCACCGTGCGCGAGCTCGCCGACACCCTGAGGTTGGACCACGGCACGCTCACTCCGCTCCTGCGCCGAATGGAAAGCAACGGGCTGCTGACCCGGCGGCGAAACCGTTCAGATGAGCGCTTCGTCGAGATCGCCCTGACGCCTGCCGGTGACGAACTGCGCGGCCACGCCACCAAGATCCACTGCGACATGACCGCAGCCCTGGGCCTGAATCCCGCAGAATTCAGCACCCTGCAGGCCACCCTGCGCACTCTCACCGACAGGGTGAGCGCGTAGTCGGAACCGATCACACAGGGAAGGGTTCGCCAATGCTTGTGCCGCGCGAACACGGTGTGGCGCCCGCGCAGAACGATGTACCGGCAGCGCGCCACACGCTGGCCATCCTCACCCACCTGGCCGCCCAACGCGGTCCGGTGCCGGCCTCCAGCATCGCCCAAGCGCTCGGGCTGCCGCGGTCCACGGTGTATCGCCTGCTCGGAGTGCTCAGCGAGCTCGGTTTCGTCCTGCACTTTCCCGAGGCCAGACGGTACGGCATCGGGCTGGCCGCCTTCGAGCTGAGCAGCGGGTTCTCCCGCCAGGAACCCCTGGCCCGGCTGGGCCGGCCGATCCTCGCGGCCCTCGTTGACAGGATCGGCGAGAGCGCCCACCTGGCCGTGCTGCACGGGCGTGATGTGATCTACCTGGTCGAGGAGCGCGCGCCTCGCCGGCCCGCACTGGTGACGGATGTGGGCGTGCGGCTCCCGAGTCATCTCACCGCCAGCGGGCGCGCACTGCTGGCCACGCTGCCCCTCCCCCAGCTCCGGGCGCTCTTTCCCGACCCGTCGGCCTTCGTGCAGCGTTCCGGCGACGGTGTCGAGCATCCGGCGAGCGCCGCGGGTTCCGACGGTGCGCCCGGTACGCCCGGTACGCAACCCTCTTGCGCCGTGAGCAGCTACCGCGAGTTGAGCCGGCTGCTCAGCCAGGTGCGCATCCAGGGCTATGCCGCCGAGGATGGTGACGTCACGGCGGGCATCGCATCCGTCGCCGTGGCGGTGCGGGACCACAGTGGCTGGCCGGCCGCGGGCATCGCCGTGACGTTCTCCCGGTCGAGCGTGCCGCCGGAGCGGTGGCCCGCGCTCGCGGCCGAGGTGGAGCACTCAGCCGCCGAGCTGGGCCGCCGCATCAACGGGCGGGCCGGCACCATCCGTGATCCTGCAGAGAGGAAAAAGTGAGATTACGAGGACGGAATCACTCGCTGGATCCTCATTTTCGAACTATGTCCGCATAAGCGTTCGTCGCTTGCGGCAGCAAATTTCGGATTCAGGTGAACCTTTCGGGCTGTTACCTCGTTGTTCAGAGTGGATGACCATCATCCGCTACGGACACGAACGAGGGTGACATGCAGAAGAAAACGAAGATCGGGCTGTGGATTGCGGGCGGAGTCGTCGTTGTCGGCGGTGCTGCCCTGGCATTCGGGCCGGCCGTATACGCCGACTACGCCAACGGCAAGACCGACGCCGCGCCCACCATCGCCGCCACGACCCCCAGCTCGACGGATGCGGCCACCTCGGCAGCGGTGAACGCCGACGACCTCAGCGGAACCTGGAGCATCGGCGCGGACTCCTTTGCCGGCTACCGCGTCGACGAAGTGCTGCAGGGCAAGGATGTGACCGTAACCGGGCGCTCGTCCGACGTGACCGGCGACCTCACGGTCGACGCGCTCTCGCTCACCGCCGCCACGATCACCGTGGATGTGGCGAGCATCGCCACCGACGAGAGCGCCAGGGACGCCTACTTCCGCGATACCGCCATGGAGGTCGGCGAATTCCCGACCGCCACGTTCACCCTGACGGAGCCGGTCACCCTCGAGGCTCCCGTGGCCGGGGTCGCGCAGACGGTCAGCGCCACCGGTGACCTCACCCTGCACGGCGTGACCACTTCGGTGACCGTCGAGCTGCAGGCGGCGCTCACCGACACCGGCGGGCAGGTCGTCGGCACCATCCCGATCACGTTCAGCGACTACGGCGTCGAGGCACCCGACCTGGGCTTCGTGTCGGTGGAGGACACCGGATCGATCGAGTTCTCCCTCAACGTCACGCAGAATTAGTCCAGCCGTGTTCATCGTGGGCATCGTGCAGACCGGGAGGCGACCGTGACTGAACCACAGGCGGCCCTGCTCCGGGCGCTCCACGATGCCCACGGACCGGCCCTGTTCCGGTACGTGGTGCGCCTGACCGGCGACTACGGCTTCGCCCAGGACGTTGTACAAGAGGCCCTGCTCCGGGCCTGGAAGCGACCCGCCCTGCTCGACCGGGATGATGAGGCTGCCCGCGCGTGGCTGTTCACCGTGGCCCGCAACCTCGTCATCGACGACCGGCGCAGCGCCAGGCACTCCCGCGAGATCAGCTCCGACGTCCTACCCGAGACGGCGTCCGCTGACGGCACCGAGGCGATCCTCGATCGCTGGCTGCTGACGGATGCCCTCACGGCGCTCTCTCCCGAGCACCGTACGGTTCTCGTCAGCGCCTACTACCTCGGCCGGCCCATCGCCGAGATCGCCCGTCGCGAAGAAGTGCCGGAGGGCACCGTCAAGTCCCGGCTGCACTATGCCCTGCGAGCGATGCGGCTCGCCCTACAGGAAAGAGGGGTCACCGAATGACCTCCACCCCCGACCGCTTTCGCGAGTGGGACGCTGCCTACGTGCTCGGTGCGCTGAGCACCGAGGACCGGCACGACTTCGAACGCCACCTGCCGACCTGCCCGGCTTGCTCCGCGGCCGTCGCCGAGCTTGCCGGCCTGCCCGGAATCCTCAGCGCGCTGCCGGCGGCAGAGGCCGTGGCTATCGCCGAGGCCCACCCAGCCGGAGGGGCTCACGCCGCCGCCCCAGCATCGACCGACGCCTCTGACGAGCGTCTGCGCACCGCCTTGCACCAGCCCGGGCTCGTGCAGCGCCTTGCCGGCGCGGCGGTGCGGCGCCGCCGGCGCAACCGTCTGCGCCTCGCCGTCACCCTTACCGCTGCCGCCGCGGTCATCGCCCTGGGCAGTGGGGTGCTCGGCGCCACCCTGGCCACTGCGCCCGCGCCCGAGGCGGGATCCGCCGTGCCGTCCGCAAACGCCCCCGCGATACAGGTCGTGGCCATGGAACCCCTCGAGCCCAACGCCCTTACGGCCGCGGTGACTATCACCGATACCGACTGGGGCACCCGGTTCGACTGGTCGTGCGTGTACCTCAACGAGCTGTGGAAGGACAACGGACCCCAGGACTACGACATGATCATGACCGACCGGAGCGGCGCCTCCACGGTGCTGGCCACCTGGACGGCGACCAGCCCGAGCACCGAGAACCTGGCGGCTTCCACTGACCTGCCCAGCGAGCAGATCCAGAGCATCGAAATTCGCGCCAGCCGCAGCGGCACCCCGCTCGCGCACACCGACCTGTAAGGACACCCCGTGAACACCGCCCTGCGCGATTCCCTCCCCACGCTCGCCATAACCGGCTCCACCGGCGTACTCGGCGGCATGGTGGCCCGCACGCTGGCCGCCGCCGAAGTGCCGCAACGCCTGCTCGCCCGCACGGTGGACCGGGCGCCGCAGCTGAACGGCAGCGTCGCCCTGCCGTTCTCGTACTCCGACCGTGCCGCGTCGGAACGGGCACTCGAGGGCGTGCAAACGCTCTTCATGGTGTCAGCCGCCGAGAACGCCGAGCGCCTCGCCCAGCACGTCGCCTTCATCGATTCCGCCCGGGCCGCCGGGGTGTCTCACATCGTCTACACCTCATTCATCGCCGCGGCTCCGGATGCGACGTTCACTCTGGCCAGGGACCACTACGCCACCGAGGAGTACATCCGGTCGTCGGGGATCGACTACACCTTCCTGCGCGACAGCCTCTACCTCGACTTCATGCCCGCGCTGGTCGGCACGGACGGCGTCATCCGCGGACCGGCCGGTACCGGCCGGGTGGCCGCCGTCGCCCGCGCCGACGTGGCCCGCACCATTGTGACGGTGCTGAACGACGTCACGGCGCACCACAATGTCACCTATGACCTCACCGGTCCGGAGGCGTTGACCATGACCGAGGTGGCGGCGATCCTCTCCGCCTCCGGCAGCGCCCACGCCGGCAGCAGTGTGGCCGGAACCGTGCGCTACCACGCCGAGACGCTGTCGGAGGCCTACGAATCCCGCCGGCCGTGGGGCGCACCGGACTGGCAGGTGGATGCCTGGGTGTCGACCTACACCGCCATCGCCGCCGGCGAGATGGACGAGGTCAGTACCGCCGTCGAGACGATCACCGGTGTCCAGCCGATAAGCCTCGCCCACCTGCTGGCCGGCTGAACCGGTCGCGGCTGACCCGGCCTCGACGACGGCCTCAGAGCGCGAACAGTTCCCGGACCGCCGCATCCCGCACCGCCGCCGAGACGGCGTCCAGCAGGGGCGACGAGAGGTTCCAGCGCTGCCAGTACAGCGGCACGTCCACCGGATGCGCAGCCGCGAGCTCCACGAGCGAACCGG
It encodes the following:
- a CDS encoding GntR family transcriptional regulator is translated as MSGRPVLPSPDDASPTLDIYRQFRGLIASGQLGAGERLPTVRQTASDLGVAPGTAAKAYKLLERDGLVVSRTAAGTRVAEQAAVLPASVVRRIRDLVTEAESAGSTPDEVIDVMRLIWQARETGKRSARGGGERAPETVQPPG
- a CDS encoding sigma-70 family RNA polymerase sigma factor, which translates into the protein MATPAPELPANEARLSVEHRTHVSEERDAADPSVASGPQQRDRCLVAAGQGDAGAFAQLYDDVAPHILGLVVRILRDVQEAEVLTERIFLEIWHSAARFDSGRGAALSWMMTTAHRMCVEHVRSDVERGVRSAPGRHAIAGGGSHLPPIAPEALTYAAPHVTVLSGALADLEPTQRHALKLAYYNGHSHGEVGQLLRIPAAAAKTSLTRGLHGLRSSLSAATS
- a CDS encoding MarR family winged helix-turn-helix transcriptional regulator, giving the protein MADLRTPPLSDQLCFDLYAASRAVTNAYRPVLADLGLTYPQYLVLVVLWDEGTRTVRELADTLRLDHGTLTPLLRRMESNGLLTRRRNRSDERFVEIALTPAGDELRGHATKIHCDMTAALGLNPAEFSTLQATLRTLTDRVSA
- a CDS encoding IclR family transcriptional regulator, encoding MLVPREHGVAPAQNDVPAARHTLAILTHLAAQRGPVPASSIAQALGLPRSTVYRLLGVLSELGFVLHFPEARRYGIGLAAFELSSGFSRQEPLARLGRPILAALVDRIGESAHLAVLHGRDVIYLVEERAPRRPALVTDVGVRLPSHLTASGRALLATLPLPQLRALFPDPSAFVQRSGDGVEHPASAAGSDGAPGTPGTQPSCAVSSYRELSRLLSQVRIQGYAAEDGDVTAGIASVAVAVRDHSGWPAAGIAVTFSRSSVPPERWPALAAEVEHSAAELGRRINGRAGTIRDPAERKK
- a CDS encoding sensor histidine kinase, giving the protein MHGWSIARRLFLAHFVFIVVLAVFVGTASFVDARDRGYTETADRMLAVAAAIADSPLVVTAAQSPDPTTALQAYTLEVSEDASVDFITIMSPEGIRWTHPDPTEIGRPYIGEIAPAAAGTPFTEVTSGTLGPSVRSVVPIIEPDGRVVGMVAAGVKTSNLQIALNARLPAILALALALLVAGSVATWLLGRYLRRVTLGWGPEELAQLFVYNDSVLHSVREGLVLVDRKGDLVLYNDQAAELLGIPPRPLSRSTPAPAIDDLPLPPSLADLLRSGRTVQDEIHLTETRVLVVSQEPAVPTPTKARTRAAPMGTVTTIRDHTDLESLGTELASMRTLSDALRAQTHEHANRLHTIVSLMELGRAEEALAFATRDMAVSQHLTDEMISSVDEPVIGALLVGKFAQAGELGVHLSVDAAGTLSDSGLSVHDLVTVLGNLVDNALDAAAGGQAPRRVDVAIRSVSAETGPPAVVIEVADTGHGVDADDLDDVFTLGYSTKEPGQYGRGLGLALVRQAVNRLGGTLTVTRQVGAVFTVTIPVQVSAGTTGAVPNA
- a CDS encoding NAD(P)H-binding protein is translated as MNTALRDSLPTLAITGSTGVLGGMVARTLAAAEVPQRLLARTVDRAPQLNGSVALPFSYSDRAASERALEGVQTLFMVSAAENAERLAQHVAFIDSARAAGVSHIVYTSFIAAAPDATFTLARDHYATEEYIRSSGIDYTFLRDSLYLDFMPALVGTDGVIRGPAGTGRVAAVARADVARTIVTVLNDVTAHHNVTYDLTGPEALTMTEVAAILSASGSAHAGSSVAGTVRYHAETLSEAYESRRPWGAPDWQVDAWVSTYTAIAAGEMDEVSTAVETITGVQPISLAHLLAG
- a CDS encoding anti-sigma factor, translating into MTSTPDRFREWDAAYVLGALSTEDRHDFERHLPTCPACSAAVAELAGLPGILSALPAAEAVAIAEAHPAGGAHAAAPASTDASDERLRTALHQPGLVQRLAGAAVRRRRRNRLRLAVTLTAAAAVIALGSGVLGATLATAPAPEAGSAVPSANAPAIQVVAMEPLEPNALTAAVTITDTDWGTRFDWSCVYLNELWKDNGPQDYDMIMTDRSGASTVLATWTATSPSTENLAASTDLPSEQIQSIEIRASRSGTPLAHTDL
- a CDS encoding sigma-70 family RNA polymerase sigma factor; amino-acid sequence: MTEPQAALLRALHDAHGPALFRYVVRLTGDYGFAQDVVQEALLRAWKRPALLDRDDEAARAWLFTVARNLVIDDRRSARHSREISSDVLPETASADGTEAILDRWLLTDALTALSPEHRTVLVSAYYLGRPIAEIARREEVPEGTVKSRLHYALRAMRLALQERGVTE
- a CDS encoding YceI family protein, with product MQKKTKIGLWIAGGVVVVGGAALAFGPAVYADYANGKTDAAPTIAATTPSSTDAATSAAVNADDLSGTWSIGADSFAGYRVDEVLQGKDVTVTGRSSDVTGDLTVDALSLTAATITVDVASIATDESARDAYFRDTAMEVGEFPTATFTLTEPVTLEAPVAGVAQTVSATGDLTLHGVTTSVTVELQAALTDTGGQVVGTIPITFSDYGVEAPDLGFVSVEDTGSIEFSLNVTQN
- a CDS encoding response regulator — encoded protein: MPDDPIAPTELTGEPRPIRVLIVEDEPLTAEAHAAYLLRLPGFELAGSAGTGQSALRQLTEAAAAGIPVELVLMDMNLPDLHGLDVSRRLRAANLDCDIIAITAMRDLQVVRGAISAGVVQYLIKPFTYATFAQKLTTYREFRRQLGERSLVTSQADVDQAFNSLRTPTPVILPKGLAEGTLASVTEFLKARSTPVSATELTDALGISRVTARRYLEHLADDGSVLRSPRYGTPGRPENEYTWRRE
- a CDS encoding helix-turn-helix transcriptional regulator codes for the protein MRSDIRELRLAANLSQASLASVMGVSRQTINAIETGRYDPSLGLAIRLAQYFSRPVEEVFHVEDR